One window from the genome of Leuconostoc suionicum encodes:
- the pyrF gene encoding orotidine-5'-phosphate decarboxylase: MIEQPVFIALDFPDATTTCKFLDPFSDLVEKPALKIGMELFYRTGPEFITELRALGYTIFLDLKLYDIPNTVGRAVANISKLDVQYLTLHAAGGKRMLEAAVANKSDALKLLAVTQLTSFSEAEIQEIQLTTATIEESVAHLAELAYSAGIDGTISSPLEASLIKSHTNDRFLRITPGIRLAGDAAGDQVRVTTPAEAKKLNSTGLVVGRSITKSTNPVAAYQRVVNEWRK, from the coding sequence ATGATAGAACAGCCAGTCTTTATTGCTTTGGACTTTCCCGATGCAACCACTACTTGCAAATTTTTGGATCCTTTTTCAGATCTAGTGGAAAAGCCAGCATTGAAAATCGGTATGGAGCTTTTTTATCGTACGGGACCAGAGTTCATCACAGAACTACGTGCATTGGGCTATACGATTTTCTTAGATTTAAAACTTTACGATATTCCAAATACTGTTGGTCGTGCAGTCGCTAATATATCAAAACTAGATGTACAATATTTAACTTTGCATGCAGCTGGAGGGAAAAGAATGTTAGAAGCAGCTGTTGCCAATAAGAGTGACGCGTTAAAGTTACTTGCAGTGACACAGCTAACTTCTTTTTCGGAGGCTGAGATACAAGAGATACAACTAACCACAGCAACTATTGAAGAAAGTGTTGCACATTTGGCTGAGCTCGCATACTCGGCGGGCATAGACGGGACAATTAGTTCACCTTTGGAGGCTAGTTTAATTAAGTCACACACGAATGACCGATTTTTACGTATCACACCCGGTATTCGTTTAGCTGGTGACGCAGCTGGAGATCAAGTGCGTGTGACTACGCCAGCGGAAGCCAAGAAGTTGAATTCAACTGGATTAGTTGTTGGTCGATCAATTACAAAATCGACCAACCCGGTGGCTGCATATCAACGTGTTGTCAATGAATGGAGAAAATAA
- the lepB gene encoding signal peptidase I, with protein sequence MFMKFLKEWVFPIAIAILIVVLIRSFLFTRVKVSGPSMEPNLQDKENVFLNKVASYKRGDVIVFNAKDEDPRYQSGDDKYVKRIIAIPGDTVEYKASNLYVNGKKVNQSFISLSERTEGTEMSFGSTWSLKTLSSGTLWQKKDRNNSTVPKGKYFVMGDHRSVSNDGRYFGFVDKKHIVGKVIVPFWNSNKTAKANVNQGNKNFFSK encoded by the coding sequence ATGTTTATGAAATTTTTGAAGGAGTGGGTTTTCCCAATTGCCATTGCAATTCTTATTGTTGTGCTTATTCGCTCATTTTTATTCACACGCGTAAAAGTTAGCGGACCATCAATGGAACCGAATTTGCAAGATAAAGAGAATGTGTTTCTAAACAAAGTGGCAAGTTATAAGCGTGGAGATGTTATTGTATTCAACGCTAAAGATGAAGATCCCAGGTACCAGTCTGGGGATGATAAGTACGTGAAGCGTATTATTGCGATTCCAGGTGATACAGTTGAATACAAAGCGTCTAATTTGTATGTCAATGGCAAGAAAGTTAATCAAAGCTTCATCAGTTTGAGTGAACGTACAGAGGGAACGGAAATGTCTTTTGGCAGCACATGGTCTCTTAAGACGCTTTCCTCTGGTACGTTATGGCAGAAAAAGGATCGCAATAATTCTACAGTTCCAAAAGGCAAGTATTTTGTCATGGGAGATCATCGGTCAGTTTCAAATGATGGTCGGTATTTTGGATTTGTAGATAAAAAGCACATTGTTGGTAAAGTCATTGTTCCATTTTGGAATAGTAACAAAACAGCTAAAGCAAATGTCAATCAAGGGAATAAAAATTTCTTTAGTAAGTAA
- the pyrE gene encoding orotate phosphoribosyltransferase has protein sequence MTNYKQQVANDLLEIGAVKFSPEEPFTWASGIKSPIYTDNRMTIGFPLVRQNIYKGLSELIKKEYGDVEIIGGVATAGIPHSAWVAEELNKPMIYVRSKPKDHGAGRQTEGALVKDRKVVLIDDLISTGGSVLAAVNAVRNEGASVLGVVSIFSYELPAGKKNFDEAGLTFNSLTTYSQLIETAVKRGDLDKSQVETLQNWKKNPNAWQA, from the coding sequence ATGACAAACTATAAACAACAAGTAGCTAATGATTTACTTGAAATTGGCGCCGTAAAATTTTCACCAGAAGAACCTTTCACGTGGGCCTCGGGTATAAAGAGTCCAATATATACAGATAATCGGATGACCATTGGTTTCCCTTTGGTACGTCAAAATATTTATAAGGGGTTATCTGAATTAATAAAAAAAGAGTATGGTGACGTTGAGATTATTGGTGGAGTGGCTACTGCAGGTATTCCTCATTCGGCTTGGGTAGCTGAAGAATTAAATAAGCCAATGATCTATGTACGTTCAAAACCTAAAGATCACGGGGCAGGTCGTCAAACAGAAGGCGCCTTGGTAAAAGATCGCAAAGTCGTTCTGATTGATGATTTGATATCAACAGGGGGTTCTGTGTTGGCTGCAGTAAATGCGGTACGTAATGAGGGAGCAAGTGTACTTGGCGTTGTTTCCATATTCTCTTATGAATTGCCAGCTGGTAAAAAAAATTTTGACGAAGCAGGACTAACATTTAACTCGCTAACAACATATTCACAACTCATTGAAACAGCGGTAAAGCGTGGGGATCTCGATAAATCACAAGTTGAAACCTTACAAAATTGGAAGAAAAATCCAAATGCTTGGCAAGCATAA
- a CDS encoding PBP1A family penicillin-binding protein, translated as MKWLKAISQKVWAKLGPIWHRWQFGRLLIILFLTIFLVTSAYLAILAKTAHVKNLEATLSQTATVYDDQGEKAGELYSQKGTYVSYNKISQNMRDAVLSIEDRNFYHEYGFSVKGIARAAVLLVKNKITGSSTISGGGSTLTQQLVKNAYLSQEQTFTRKAKEIFLSMQVEQDYTKNEIFTMYLNNAWFGHGVWGVEDASQKYFGVHASELTTTQAATLAGMLTSPAKFNPIDHPEASKARRNLVLTTMVENKKITSAQASTAKSTTDTLNDTYDDSGNYNYPWYFDSVINEAINTYGLTENDVMNRGYKIYTTLNQKDQTNLQNDFDNSALFNYVDDAQAASIVLNAKTGGVLAVVGGRETSHTFRGFNRANQSQLQPGSAIKPMVVYAPALQRGYSISTKLPNQSMSFGTNNYTPNNAMNVETADVPMYSALEHSYNIPAVYLLNKMGVEVGYKSGIKFGLPLSKKDKNLSLALGGLTKGVSPQQMAQAYTAFANGGVMSQAHYITKIVDASGKVIVSSPKAKQTQVISSKVANNMTRMMLGTYTDGTGVGSAPSGYTIAGKTGTTENPNSTNNASSSKDSWAMAYTKDIVQATWMGLEGNNTGSLPLGLTSTMGPLVKTSLEQILPNTKQTAFTVTNPNTTSSSTSQSSDLWGTIQDDFNSGVDKAVEGAGQLWNSVKGLFGN; from the coding sequence ATGAAGTGGTTGAAAGCAATAAGTCAAAAAGTGTGGGCTAAATTAGGACCAATTTGGCATCGTTGGCAATTTGGGCGCCTGCTGATTATTTTATTTTTAACAATATTTTTGGTCACAAGTGCCTACTTAGCAATTTTAGCTAAAACTGCACACGTTAAAAATTTAGAAGCAACGCTCTCTCAAACGGCAACAGTTTACGATGACCAAGGTGAAAAAGCAGGTGAATTATATTCACAAAAAGGCACCTATGTTTCGTATAATAAGATTTCACAGAACATGCGAGATGCAGTTTTATCAATCGAAGACCGTAATTTTTATCATGAGTATGGTTTCTCGGTAAAAGGGATTGCACGTGCAGCTGTTTTGTTAGTTAAAAACAAAATAACCGGATCTAGTACTATTTCTGGCGGCGGTTCCACGTTGACACAGCAATTGGTTAAAAATGCTTATTTATCGCAAGAACAGACATTTACCAGAAAAGCCAAAGAAATCTTTTTGTCCATGCAGGTTGAACAAGATTACACTAAAAATGAAATTTTTACGATGTACCTTAATAATGCTTGGTTTGGTCATGGTGTTTGGGGTGTAGAAGATGCATCACAGAAATATTTTGGTGTTCATGCCAGTGAATTAACGACAACGCAAGCGGCTACACTAGCGGGTATGTTAACTAGTCCCGCTAAATTTAATCCTATCGATCATCCGGAAGCTTCCAAGGCTCGACGTAATTTAGTTTTGACAACCATGGTTGAGAATAAAAAGATAACTTCAGCGCAGGCTAGTACAGCCAAATCAACAACGGATACGCTAAATGATACTTATGATGATTCTGGTAATTATAATTATCCTTGGTATTTCGACTCAGTGATTAATGAAGCCATTAATACCTACGGTTTAACAGAAAACGATGTTATGAATCGTGGGTATAAAATATATACAACGTTAAACCAAAAGGATCAAACGAATTTACAAAATGATTTCGATAATTCAGCATTATTTAACTATGTTGATGACGCACAAGCAGCATCGATTGTTTTGAATGCTAAAACTGGTGGGGTATTGGCTGTAGTCGGTGGTCGTGAGACCTCCCATACTTTCCGTGGCTTTAACCGTGCTAATCAATCACAATTACAACCTGGTTCAGCAATCAAACCAATGGTCGTTTATGCACCAGCTCTACAACGAGGTTATAGTATTAGTACAAAATTGCCTAACCAATCGATGAGTTTCGGGACGAACAATTATACTCCAAACAATGCTATGAACGTTGAAACGGCTGATGTTCCGATGTATTCAGCTTTGGAACATTCGTATAACATTCCAGCAGTTTATTTACTTAATAAAATGGGTGTAGAGGTTGGATATAAGAGTGGTATTAAGTTTGGCTTACCATTAAGCAAAAAGGATAAGAACCTATCACTAGCACTAGGCGGATTGACCAAGGGTGTATCCCCACAACAAATGGCGCAAGCATACACGGCTTTTGCCAATGGTGGTGTGATGAGTCAGGCACATTATATTACTAAAATAGTTGATGCAAGTGGCAAAGTAATTGTTAGCTCACCAAAAGCAAAACAAACACAGGTCATCAGTAGTAAAGTTGCAAATAATATGACACGTATGATGCTTGGTACTTATACGGATGGTACAGGGGTTGGATCTGCACCATCGGGTTATACTATTGCTGGTAAAACTGGTACTACTGAAAATCCTAATAGTACCAATAATGCCAGTTCATCAAAGGATTCATGGGCAATGGCATATACGAAGGACATTGTTCAAGCAACTTGGATGGGACTGGAAGGAAACAATACTGGTTCTTTGCCGCTAGGATTGACGTCTACAATGGGACCACTGGTTAAAACGTCTTTGGAACAAATTTTGCCAAATACGAAGCAAACCGCCTTTACGGTAACAAATCCTAATACGACATCAAGTAGTACAAGTCAGAGCAGTGACTTATGGGGAACAATTCAAGATGATTTCAATAGTGGCGTTGACAAAGCTGTTGAAGGAGCTGGTCAATTGTGGAATAGTGTCAAAGGATTATTTGGCAATTGA
- a CDS encoding aspartate carbamoyltransferase catalytic subunit: MRNYLNINAINKNDVLHLIQRALALKSGEQPKTKSITAVNLFFENSTRTHSSFQMAENQLNWKQIQINPQTSSMTKGESLVDTLKTLKAIGVDVAVIRHSQNSWYENVLRSEGNAIPQLVNAGDGSGQHPSQSLLDLVTIYQEFGHFEGLKIRIIGDLAHSRVARSNAEILNNLGATVTFSGPKDWQPVDFDSFGEHVDLDVDWSEQDVVMFLRVQHERITHTENQNFSAKKYHEMYGLTESRYANLKENSIIMHPAPVNRDVEIADDLVEAPKSRIFDQMTNGVYARMAILEYVTE, translated from the coding sequence ATGCGAAATTATTTGAATATAAATGCAATTAATAAAAATGACGTGCTACACTTAATACAACGTGCGTTGGCGTTAAAATCAGGTGAGCAACCTAAAACAAAATCGATAACGGCTGTAAATTTATTTTTTGAAAATTCAACGAGAACGCATAGCAGTTTCCAAATGGCAGAGAATCAACTTAATTGGAAACAAATACAAATCAACCCTCAAACTAGTTCGATGACAAAAGGAGAGAGTCTGGTTGATACCTTAAAAACCCTTAAAGCAATTGGAGTGGATGTTGCAGTAATCCGTCACTCTCAAAATTCATGGTATGAAAATGTCTTGCGAAGTGAAGGGAATGCGATCCCACAACTTGTAAATGCGGGGGACGGCAGCGGCCAACACCCGTCACAAAGTTTGTTAGATTTAGTGACAATCTATCAAGAATTTGGGCATTTTGAAGGTTTGAAGATTCGAATTATTGGAGATCTAGCACATTCACGAGTAGCGCGTTCAAATGCAGAGATACTCAACAATCTTGGCGCAACAGTGACATTCAGTGGACCAAAAGATTGGCAACCAGTTGATTTTGATTCATTTGGCGAACATGTGGATCTTGATGTTGATTGGTCGGAACAAGATGTTGTGATGTTTCTTAGAGTACAGCATGAACGAATTACACATACTGAAAATCAAAATTTTTCGGCAAAAAAGTATCATGAGATGTATGGTTTGACTGAATCGCGTTATGCAAATTTGAAAGAAAATAGTATTATTATGCATCCGGCCCCAGTTAATCGAGACGTTGAAATTGCCGATGATTTAGTTGAAGCACCAAAATCACGCATATTTGACCAGATGACCAATGGCGTTTATGCACGAATGGCCATTTTAGAATACGTTACGGAGTAA
- a CDS encoding carbamoyl phosphate synthase small subunit, with the protein MKKRYLLLENGSVYEGEAFGADVDIMAELVFNTGMSGYQESITDLSYRGEIIVFTYPLIGNYGVNRDDFESLRPAASAIVVHEIARRPSNWRKMMSLPEWAEKTGMPGITGIDTRALTKELRNQGSMKAALVDEITDEVIARLKAFETSKTMVADATTKTQYQNPTDGVSIALIDFGLKNSILRSLAKRGVNVMVFPANVDAETILAANPDGILLSNGPGDPKDVDYAIPTIQKLQKHLPLMGICLGHQLFAIANGAETYKMKFGHRGFNHAVRTVSKARLDFTSQNHGYAVERASLEKTDLVVTHEEINDQTVEGVRLKGYNAFSVQFHPDAAPGPHDAEYLFDEFLNMIADSKKETTNA; encoded by the coding sequence ATGAAAAAACGCTACTTATTATTAGAAAATGGATCAGTATATGAAGGGGAAGCTTTTGGTGCTGATGTTGATATCATGGCCGAGTTAGTTTTTAATACTGGTATGTCTGGCTATCAAGAATCGATTACAGATTTATCATACCGAGGTGAAATTATTGTATTTACTTACCCACTAATCGGTAATTACGGGGTTAATCGTGATGACTTTGAAAGTTTGCGACCCGCTGCATCTGCGATCGTAGTGCACGAAATCGCTCGACGACCAAGTAATTGGCGCAAAATGATGAGTTTGCCAGAATGGGCAGAAAAAACTGGGATGCCTGGCATAACAGGCATTGATACGCGTGCTTTAACAAAAGAGTTACGTAATCAGGGTTCCATGAAAGCAGCGCTTGTTGATGAAATAACGGATGAAGTCATCGCGAGACTAAAAGCGTTTGAAACATCGAAAACAATGGTTGCAGATGCAACAACAAAAACACAGTATCAAAACCCAACTGATGGTGTATCAATCGCGCTCATTGATTTTGGACTGAAAAATTCAATTCTTCGCTCGCTTGCCAAGCGCGGTGTTAACGTGATGGTATTTCCTGCTAATGTGGACGCAGAAACAATTTTGGCAGCGAACCCTGACGGAATCTTACTGTCAAATGGACCTGGTGATCCCAAAGATGTAGACTATGCCATTCCAACAATTCAGAAGCTACAAAAGCATTTGCCGCTAATGGGCATTTGCTTGGGACATCAGCTGTTCGCAATCGCCAATGGCGCAGAAACGTACAAGATGAAATTTGGTCATCGTGGTTTTAATCATGCCGTGCGCACAGTTTCTAAAGCGAGATTAGACTTTACGTCACAAAATCACGGCTATGCAGTTGAACGAGCCAGCTTAGAGAAAACAGATCTAGTTGTGACACACGAAGAAATTAATGATCAGACTGTTGAAGGCGTTCGCCTAAAAGGCTACAATGCTTTCTCTGTTCAATTCCACCCAGATGCAGCACCTGGTCCACACGATGCTGAATATTTATTTGATGAATTTTTGAATATGATAGCTGATTCAAAGAAGGAGACTACAAATGCCTAA
- a CDS encoding dihydroorotase has protein sequence MQLIKNAKILWNNQLVLRDILIDQGIIQKISDHLESNAATTFDAKGAFLSTGLVDVHVHFREPGFEYKETINSGSKAAARGGFTTVIAMPNLNPVPDNEEKITNQIARNKQNGVIHIEQYGAISNNLTSTQVTNIKGMSAAGAKAFTNDGKGVQTANTMLQAMVAAASVNKPLAAHLEDDTLVHDGVMNEGEASIKLALPGITGLAESSQLARDLVLAKATGVHYHVAHISTKESVELVRIAKHEGVHVTAEVSPHHLLLSEEDINSDNAMFKMNPPLRTQRDREAVIAGLLDGTIDMVATDHAPHGKEEKQKSFRDAPFGITGIETSFQLLYTYLVKNGVMTLETLLERMVTAPVSAFQLQAPTSVEEGARADLALFDLENNYEIDTESFESMGKNSPFIGWEVYGKTLATWVDGEIVYKDNVK, from the coding sequence ATGCAACTAATAAAAAATGCTAAAATTTTATGGAACAATCAACTCGTTCTTCGAGATATTTTAATTGACCAAGGAATCATTCAAAAGATTAGTGATCATCTTGAAAGTAATGCAGCCACTACTTTTGATGCCAAAGGAGCCTTTCTTTCAACGGGATTAGTAGATGTGCACGTACATTTTCGTGAGCCTGGTTTTGAGTATAAGGAGACGATTAATAGCGGATCTAAGGCGGCTGCACGCGGTGGGTTTACGACTGTGATTGCTATGCCTAACTTAAATCCAGTTCCTGACAATGAAGAAAAGATAACGAATCAAATTGCACGAAATAAACAAAATGGTGTGATTCATATTGAACAGTACGGGGCCATCTCAAATAACTTGACGTCAACTCAAGTAACCAATATTAAAGGGATGTCAGCAGCTGGGGCCAAAGCATTCACAAATGATGGTAAAGGGGTACAGACAGCAAATACTATGCTCCAAGCAATGGTCGCCGCTGCATCGGTCAACAAACCTTTAGCCGCGCATTTGGAAGACGACACGCTGGTTCATGATGGTGTTATGAATGAGGGGGAAGCATCAATAAAGTTAGCATTACCGGGAATTACGGGATTGGCAGAGAGTTCACAACTTGCTCGAGATTTGGTACTAGCTAAAGCTACTGGTGTTCATTATCATGTCGCGCATATTTCAACTAAGGAATCGGTTGAATTGGTGCGAATTGCTAAACATGAAGGTGTTCATGTTACTGCAGAGGTTTCTCCGCATCACTTATTGTTGTCAGAAGAAGATATCAATTCTGATAATGCAATGTTCAAAATGAATCCACCACTACGAACTCAGAGAGATCGTGAAGCAGTTATCGCTGGATTGTTGGATGGAACCATCGACATGGTTGCTACCGATCATGCGCCACATGGAAAAGAAGAGAAACAGAAGTCTTTCCGAGATGCACCATTTGGCATTACCGGAATCGAAACGAGTTTCCAACTGCTTTATACTTATTTGGTCAAAAATGGTGTGATGACTCTAGAAACTTTGCTTGAGCGAATGGTCACTGCTCCAGTCAGTGCATTCCAATTGCAGGCGCCCACTAGTGTCGAAGAAGGTGCGCGAGCAGACCTTGCTCTGTTTGATCTAGAGAATAACTATGAAATAGATACTGAGAGCTTTGAATCGATGGGAAAAAACTCACCATTTATTGGATGGGAAGTGTATGGAAAAACACTGGCCACGTGGGTTGACGGTGAAATTGTATATAAGGATAACGTAAAATGA
- the carB gene encoding carbamoyl-phosphate synthase large subunit: MPKRQDISKILVIGSGPIVIGQAAEFDYSGTQAALSLKEEGYHVILVNSNPATIMTDAEIADKVYIEPLSIDFIERILRKERPDAILPTLGGQTGLNMAKNLSEAGILDELNIELLGTKLSAIEEAEDREEFKALMERLNEPIPESIIATTLEESLNFADTHGYPVIVRPAYTLGGTGGGIAQTHEELSEITANGLELSPVTQVLIERSIAGYKEIEFEVMRDANDNALVVASMENFDPVGIHTGDSIVTAPVQTLSDREVQMMRDAALKIIRALKIEGGVNIQMALDPDSYKYYIIEVNPRVSRSSALASKATGYPIAKMAAKIAVGLTLDEIINPVTGTTKAEFEPALDYVVFKIPRWPFDKFSTADRRLGTQMKATGEVMAIGRNMEEAMLKAVRSLEIGAIGLDDITYKDLSDDELLAALMPARDDRLFMIADLLRRGVSIETIHDKTLIDEFFLDKVLHVIEIEQDLANHVGDIDQLQYAKKNGFADETIAKIWSKTAADIRTLRKDKKIKPVYKMVDTVAAEFESATPYYYATYEQENESIVSTKKSVLVLGSGPIRIGQGVEFDYATVHAVKAIQRAGYEAIIMNSNPETVSTDFSISDKLYFEPLTLEDVLNVIELENPVGVVVQFGGQTAINLAQPLLDNGVNILGTSVEDLNRAEDREAFDQVIKELALPQPIGKTATTVDGALAAAQSIGYPVLIRPSYVLGGRAMEIVSSDDELQDYMQRAVKVSNDHPVLIDSYLVGQEAEVDVLSDGETAVIPGIMEHIERAGVHSGDSMSVYPPQYLSQKVQDEMVQASINLAKSMNTIGLMNVQFVIHENTAYVIEVNPRASRTVPFISKVTHLPLAQLATRVMLGEKLSEMGFETGLVPNDDMVHVKAPIFSFTKLPDVDSLLGPEMKSTGEVMGSDINLSKALYKAFIASNIKVPRYGNVLFTVADDDKEEALELAKRFNDLGFALFATVGTGAYLSDNDLPVEVLDKISESDNNAVAALRQQKVQVVINTTQADDRAESDGRLIRNAAIENAVPLFTALDTVSAFLEVLESRSFTVKEMH, from the coding sequence ATGCCTAAACGTCAAGACATTAGTAAAATATTAGTGATTGGTTCTGGACCAATTGTTATTGGTCAAGCAGCCGAATTTGATTATTCTGGCACACAAGCTGCGCTCTCTTTAAAAGAAGAAGGGTATCATGTTATTTTAGTAAATTCTAATCCGGCAACGATTATGACCGACGCTGAAATTGCTGACAAGGTATACATTGAGCCTTTGTCAATTGATTTTATTGAACGTATCTTACGTAAAGAGCGTCCAGATGCTATTTTGCCAACGCTAGGTGGTCAAACTGGATTAAATATGGCTAAAAACCTTTCCGAAGCGGGAATTTTGGATGAACTCAATATCGAGTTACTTGGAACTAAGCTATCAGCAATCGAAGAGGCCGAAGATCGTGAAGAATTTAAAGCCTTGATGGAACGTTTGAATGAGCCCATTCCAGAGTCCATCATTGCAACTACTTTAGAAGAATCACTTAATTTTGCTGACACACATGGTTATCCAGTAATTGTTCGTCCAGCCTACACGTTAGGTGGTACCGGCGGAGGTATCGCTCAAACCCATGAAGAACTTTCGGAGATTACGGCTAATGGATTAGAACTTTCCCCGGTAACACAAGTGTTGATTGAACGTTCGATTGCGGGTTACAAAGAGATTGAATTTGAAGTAATGCGTGACGCTAATGATAACGCATTGGTTGTTGCTTCAATGGAAAACTTTGATCCAGTTGGTATTCATACTGGAGATTCGATTGTGACTGCACCAGTTCAAACATTATCTGATCGCGAAGTTCAAATGATGCGTGATGCAGCATTAAAAATTATTCGTGCATTAAAAATCGAGGGTGGTGTCAATATTCAAATGGCACTTGATCCTGATTCATACAAATATTATATTATTGAAGTCAATCCACGTGTCAGTCGTTCTTCTGCGTTAGCTTCAAAAGCGACTGGATATCCGATTGCCAAAATGGCTGCAAAAATTGCCGTTGGCTTAACACTCGATGAGATTATCAATCCCGTAACTGGCACGACAAAGGCAGAGTTTGAACCAGCATTAGATTATGTTGTGTTTAAAATTCCACGCTGGCCATTTGACAAATTTTCAACAGCAGATCGTCGCCTAGGCACACAAATGAAGGCAACTGGTGAAGTGATGGCTATCGGTCGCAATATGGAAGAAGCCATGTTAAAGGCTGTTCGCTCACTAGAGATTGGGGCTATTGGTCTAGATGATATAACCTATAAGGATCTTTCAGATGATGAACTGTTAGCAGCATTAATGCCCGCTCGAGATGATCGTTTGTTTATGATTGCTGATTTATTGCGCCGAGGCGTTTCGATTGAAACTATTCATGATAAAACACTAATCGATGAATTTTTCTTGGATAAAGTATTGCATGTTATCGAAATTGAGCAAGACCTTGCCAATCATGTTGGAGATATTGATCAGTTGCAATATGCTAAAAAGAATGGCTTTGCTGACGAAACAATTGCTAAAATCTGGAGCAAGACAGCTGCTGATATTAGAACACTACGCAAAGATAAAAAAATTAAACCAGTTTACAAAATGGTTGATACTGTTGCAGCAGAATTTGAATCGGCAACGCCGTATTATTATGCAACTTATGAACAGGAAAATGAATCGATTGTTAGTACAAAAAAATCGGTACTTGTACTAGGATCTGGACCGATTCGCATCGGGCAAGGTGTTGAATTTGATTATGCAACTGTTCATGCTGTTAAGGCTATTCAACGGGCTGGATATGAAGCGATTATTATGAATTCTAATCCAGAAACCGTTTCAACGGATTTCTCCATCTCAGATAAATTGTATTTTGAACCACTTACCTTGGAAGATGTTCTCAATGTGATTGAGCTAGAGAATCCAGTCGGTGTAGTTGTTCAGTTTGGCGGACAAACTGCAATTAATTTAGCTCAACCTTTGTTAGATAATGGTGTAAATATTTTGGGAACCTCTGTAGAGGATCTAAATCGTGCCGAAGATCGTGAAGCATTTGATCAGGTCATAAAAGAACTTGCTTTACCACAACCTATTGGTAAAACAGCAACCACAGTTGACGGTGCATTAGCAGCTGCACAATCCATTGGATATCCCGTATTGATTCGTCCTTCATATGTTTTGGGTGGTCGAGCAATGGAAATTGTTTCTTCTGACGATGAACTCCAGGACTACATGCAGCGTGCGGTCAAGGTTTCAAATGATCATCCGGTATTGATTGATTCGTACCTAGTGGGGCAAGAAGCAGAAGTAGATGTCTTGTCAGATGGTGAGACAGCTGTAATCCCAGGTATTATGGAACATATCGAACGGGCGGGGGTCCACTCAGGGGATTCTATGTCGGTTTACCCACCACAGTACTTGTCACAAAAAGTTCAAGATGAAATGGTGCAGGCCTCTATTAATTTGGCTAAATCTATGAATACAATAGGGTTGATGAACGTGCAGTTTGTTATCCATGAAAATACGGCATATGTTATCGAAGTAAATCCACGTGCATCACGTACAGTACCGTTCATATCCAAAGTTACGCATCTTCCTCTCGCTCAATTAGCAACAAGAGTTATGTTAGGTGAAAAATTATCGGAAATGGGATTTGAGACGGGACTTGTTCCTAATGATGATATGGTGCATGTTAAAGCACCGATATTTTCGTTCACAAAGTTGCCCGATGTTGATTCTTTGCTCGGCCCAGAAATGAAGTCTACTGGTGAAGTCATGGGGTCAGATATTAACCTATCCAAGGCGTTGTATAAGGCCTTTATTGCTTCTAACATCAAAGTACCACGTTATGGCAATGTTTTGTTCACAGTTGCTGATGATGACAAAGAAGAGGCGCTTGAATTAGCAAAGAGATTCAATGATTTGGGATTTGCTTTGTTTGCAACTGTCGGTACGGGTGCTTACTTGTCAGACAATGACTTGCCTGTGGAAGTACTCGATAAAATTTCGGAATCAGATAATAATGCGGTTGCAGCACTGCGTCAACAAAAAGTACAGGTGGTTATTAACACAACTCAAGCAGATGACCGTGCTGAAAGCGATGGCCGCTTGATTAGAAATGCTGCCATTGAAAATGCCGTGCCTTTGTTTACTGCTTTAGATACAGTTAGTGCCTTCTTAGAAGTATTAGAGTCGCGCAGTTTTACCGTGAAAGAAATGCACTAA
- a CDS encoding YlbF family regulator has translation MTVNIYDNANEMANILTETQQYIAWQNAFNAIQNDTDSKALFGEFQEIQMAVQQMMQSQQQPKPEQEKEWDAVAAKVQKDEKINALMEAEQALNTLLTELNDIVTKPVAEAYSKLQK, from the coding sequence ATGACAGTAAATATTTACGATAATGCCAATGAAATGGCAAATATTTTGACAGAAACACAACAATATATTGCATGGCAAAATGCATTTAACGCAATACAAAATGACACTGATTCTAAAGCGTTGTTTGGTGAATTCCAAGAAATTCAAATGGCAGTACAACAAATGATGCAAAGCCAGCAACAACCAAAACCTGAACAAGAAAAGGAATGGGATGCAGTTGCTGCAAAAGTACAAAAAGACGAAAAAATTAATGCTCTGATGGAAGCAGAACAGGCTTTGAACACTTTGCTAACGGAATTAAATGACATTGTTACAAAACCCGTTGCCGAAGCCTATTCTAAGTTGCAGAAGTAA